Below is a window of Spirochaetae bacterium HGW-Spirochaetae-1 DNA.
GTCAACGATGAAGGCAAATCTTGTACCGTGATAACCGTGGAGGATAGCGGTATCGGTGTACCGGAAGACAAACGGGAATCTATATTCGAATCCTTCGAACAGGCAGACGGGTCCATTGACAGAATGTATTCCGGTTCGGGACTTGGCCTGGCCATAACAAAAAAGCTTGTGGAGCTTCACGGGGGCAGGATATGGATGGAGGAGGTGCCGCAGGGCGGTTCGCGTTTCAGCTTTACCATGAGGACAAGCACTGTCATGCCTCTGTACCTTGCCAGTGAACGGCAGGGCGTAACCATGGAGGCTCAATACTATTTTGACGGTGATGCCGGGGTCCCTGGGAAGGATGAGACGAATGTTGATTCCATGCCGGACCTGGAGAACAGCGGAAAATCCCGCCTTCTCGTGATTGATGATGAGCACGTGATTCTGCAGGTCCTGAAAAAGAATCTGCAGCTCGCCGGGTACCGCGTCGATACCGTCATATACGGGTCCGATGCACTGGAATATATCGAGCGCCAGGGCCCGCCTGACCTTATAATCCTGGATTTAATGCTGCCGCGCATGTCGGGCTATGAGATATGCCGAAAGGTCCGGGAGCGGTATTCGTCCTATGAGCTTCCCATATTGATGCTCACGGCAAGGAATAAACAGGAAGACCTTATGGCGGGTTTCGAAGCCGGCGCAAATGATTACATAGGGAAGCCCGTGGAACGGCAGGAGCTGCTTGCCAGGGTCAACAGCCTCCTTTCTTTTAAACAATCCGCAGCGCTTGCCGCAAGGCTTGGCGTCATAAACCGCGATATCGAGATTGCCCATGAAATACAGCAGACCGTTCTCCTGAAGGAAATTCCCCGGATCGAGGGTCTTGATATCGCCGTTAGCTACAGGCCCATGGAAAAGCTGGGCGGTGATTTTTACGACATACAAAGGCTTGCTGACGGACGAATTGCCGTGCTCATTGCCGATGTCTCAGGTCATGGGATCCCGGCCGCCTTTATCTGCGCAATGTTGAAGGTCGCCTATTCATTTTACCTGGAGCTTGAGGAGGACCCGGCGCTGATCTTCGCCCGGGTAAACCGGATCATGTGTTCTTATCTGAAAGACCAGTATATCACGGCGGCCATGGCGATCCTCGATATGGAGAAAAACATCGCCCATATGACAAATGGCGGACACTGGCCTGTCCTGATCGCGAAAAAAACAGGGGGAGAGATACAGTCCCGGGAAATAAAGGGATTCCCCTTTGGCTGGGTCGAGGATGTCGCGTATAAGACCATGGAGGTGAGTCTGGAAAAGGGCGATCGCCTCATTTTTTACACCGACGGTATTGTCGAAGTCAGGAATTCCGCGAACGAGATGTTTTTTACGGACAATTTCAATATTTATATCGGAAGTACATTGCATCTTTCCGCCGGCGAATTTGTGAACGGTGTCATGGAGACTGTGGCTTTATGGGGAGATGCGGTGCAGGGTATGCTGGACGACGACGCGACAATTATCGCCGTGGATATACTGTAACACTATTTTTTCTTATCTGTGAAGCCGTAATGTTTCCGGGCGCAATCGGGGCATACACCGTGGGAGAACCGGGCCTGGGAATGATCGGAAATATACTCCTCCATCTGATGCCAGTTGTTGTCTTTATCGCGGATCTTTTTACAGAAACTGCATACGGGAAGAAATCCCTCGAGAACCTTGATTTCTTTTTTAAGTTCCATTGTCATCCGGGAAATCCGGTCAATTAAAAAGGCGATGAGGATAAAAACAGATAGTTGAATAAAGGCGTTTGTCCCGTTTTCAATCACGTCAAATTCTTTGAACCATAAATAATGAAAGAGAAGTCCCGAAACCGCGACGCTCAGTATGGACAGGAACATGCTGAAGGCTTTGCCATTGTACCAGGCTGCCAGGGCAACGGGAAGGACAACGAATACGGGGAACGAAATGGCCGGTCCGGTAATGAAATCCACATACAATACAATGGCCGTCAGGATGAGCCAGCACACCGCTGATATTGTATGAGATTGTAAAAGGGTTTCAATTTTGGTAAACCACATAAATACTACACTACGCGAGATCAAATAATATAACGAATTATGGATTTTGTCAAGAATATTCAAGCATGTAAATCATCACAGTTATAGTTTAATAAAGGGAACTATTGTACGGAAAAAACTTGATTTCAGGAGCACCGATGTTATACTTTTAAACATACGGGCCGCATTCCAGGCTGGATTGACGTTTGAATATTATTGTCGGGAACGATAAAAGGTCTGAGACTGTTCGTGGCATACTGGAGGGGGAAGATATGGGTACATGGGGACCGGGAGTTTTTGAGGACGACTGTACACTGGAATGTTTTACCGATTTGCGTGATTCAGAATCCATCGAGTATATCAGCAATGCCCTGGAGGATGCCGTGGATTCCATTTATCTCGATTACGAAACCTCGTGTGCCGCTGTGGTTGCCGCGGCGGTCATAGATGCCCTTGTCAATGATATGGATTATGATTCCGGGAACGGACAATTTATGGAGTGGGTGAACCAAAACCGTAAGATGCCCGTGGTGCGCTTTAAGAACGAGGCCGTGAAGGCATTGCGGAGGGTACTCTCCGAGGATTCTGAACTCTATGAGCAGTGGCTGGAAAATGACAGCAGCTTTATGGAATGGAAAGCGGGCCTGGAAAATATTATCATGAGACTTGCCGAATAATGTTATAAAAAAATAGAACGGGCAAAGAAAATATCCCCACCCATCATACAAAATATATTCAATTCAGTATTTGCCGTGCTTTCATTATCCCTTGACAGGGGCGGGCCCTCGTGAGAGATATGCCCGTGATGTATTAATATTGCCTGATGATGCGGAGGAACATTGACTATGGATCTGTGGTCTGATATTTCGCTGGGTGAAGTGACCCATGATTATAATTCGTTTTCGGCGGAGCAGCGCGAATCGCTTATCGGGTATATGAACCGGCATTTTCCCCCGGCGGTTTTTTCTCTGCACCTGCAGCATCGTAGAAAGGCCCTGGCCAACATGGAAGGAGAGAAGAACGTCCTGGACGGGGCAGTTCAGGAATTTCCTCCTTTTGTTCCTGCAGCGGGAATCGATGCATCCCCCGCCAATCTTCGCGGGCATGCCCTGGTGTTGACCGCGGGAGGCGAAGGTGAGAGGCTTCGCCTGAGTCTTATCAGTGAGGGGGTGCCGGCCCGCGAACTGGAGAATTTCACCAAGGCAACATATTCGCTTCCCGGATTCTACGGGGATTTCGGCACGCTACAGACAAACCTGGCCATGATTGCTTTTTTTTGTGCTGAATATGGTATGGATATTCCCGTGATTGTAACCACGGGATCAGAAGGGTCCGACACGGCCCGGGTTATCCCCGGCCTGCTGGAGAGGTACGAAAATTTCGGACTGGCCAATATTCGTGTGGTCATGCAGGACGAAAGGCTTCACTTTACCGTGGATGAAAAGATTGTCTGCCGTGCCGACGGAGGGAATATAATACCGGTTACTCAGCCCGATGAAACGGGCGGCCCGCTCATGAAACTCAGGGAAAAGACAGGCGCAGGCGGCCCATCTGCGCTGGAGTGGCTTGAGACCCTGGGCTGTGATAAAATAATTGTTGTACAGGCAACGGCGCTCTATGATCAGCGCCTTCTTCCCCTCATAGCAGGGGCCCTGCGGGGACATGACTGCATCGGCGCGGGTATTCTCCGTGAAGGCTTTCCCGTCGATGATCCCTACGGGACCTTTGTTTCGCTGAAGCGTGGAGGTGAAAGCAGGACGGTTATAATCGAGCAGCATACCAGGAACGATGCGACACGGGCTGTCAGGGACGGATCGGGGAAATATCATCTTCCCTATAACACGGGATTCTATGCCTTTGAGAACTCTCTGCTGGCCGGGCAGGGCCTTCCCGATTATGCCACGTCTCCCAAGGAAATACTGCCGGGACTTCCCCGTTCACCCAAGGCGGGCTATGCTGCCACGGCCCTTCTGCCCCTGGCGAAAAACCCACAGGTGCTGACTATTGATCCGGACATGTTCCATGTACTGAAAACCACCGAAGACCTGGGGCCGCTGGCAAAACTGGGGAAACGCAGGGGCCTCGATGAGATATGCAGAAAAATGGTAAAATAAGACGCCTTATTTTACATTCGAGAATTTTAGATTATCAATGCCATGGGCCGATGTTTCCCTGTCGTATTTTTCAATGAAGGCATCTTCTTTCTCGTCCCTTTCAGCGGGCTTCATCTTTTTAACGGCTGCCTCACCGAATTTGCCGAGAAAATCCCTGCGGGCCATGCGGTGCACCAGCTCATCCCAGAAACATTCATCTTCAAAATCAGTCATGATAAGATCCAGCTCATCGGCCAGTCCCTTGCCCGGTACAAGAATATCATCGTCCTTTTCCACCAGTTCTTTAAAGCCGAAATCCCCTGCCAGGGACAGGAGGTACTGTTCGGCTTTATCAAGCTCTTCGATCCGCTCATCCTCGTCGCGGATGTCGTTGGCTACGGTGTTTCCCAGACATGCCAGTTTCACCAGGGCAAGATACTGTTCTCTGGTCAGTTCAATTTTCATGTTACATCTCCTTGTGTGATTTCACCATAAGGGTGAGCCCTTCCATGTCAACAACAATGATTTTTCCGCCACTTATTATGGTGTCATGGTCTGCGGTGGAATAGGCCTGCCACACTTCATTGCTCACGAGCACGCGGCCACGGGGAGCCAGGGTATCCACGGCCGTTCCGGTTTTTCCGATCATGGAATGAACCGTGTCGTGGGGCCTCGTGGAATAGGAGCGCCACACAAAAGGAAACATGATGATGTCCTTCAGGGCCCAGGCAGAGATGATGATCAGTTTCCAGTACCAGGCCAGGTTTGTCCGTCCGCCGAAAAAAAGAACGAGAGCCGTAACCAGGCCCAGGGCCGGCAATTGCAGCAGCGTGTAGCGGATGATAACGGGCGCCGCAATTTTTCCCCGGCCTGGTGTATTCATCACGTTGCCGTCACTTGTTCAGAAGGGGGGCGATATAGCCGAAGCTTTCCACGATGGAACCGAGGGTTTTCGGTTCCTCCAGGGCCGTTATTTCATTCCAGTGACTGCGTATTTCCTCCGGCGATATATTCGTCTTTCCGTCACCCAGGAGTACTCCTTTTGAGCAGACAATGGCGGTCCGGCTGTAGTACCCGCTGAAGCAGTTAAAAATCATGCCGTTGTCATTATTCTCTTCAGAGGCAAGGTAGAGCAGGAGAGGCGTGATGTATTCCGGTTTTAAAAGCTCGGCCAGGTTCGGCGGGAAAATGCTGCTGGTCATGCGGGTCACGGCATTGGGAGCGATGGTATTTATCCTGATATTGTTTTTCGCCGTTTCGAGTTTCAGCACATTCATGAGGCCGATGAGTCCCATCTTGGCCGATGCATAATTGGCCTGGCCGAAATTGCCGTAGAGCCCCACACCCGATGAGGTGAAAATAATTCTTCCGTAGTTGCGCTCCTTCATGGCAGCGAGTGCCGGCCGTGTGACGCAGTAGGCCCCCTTCAGGTGGACCGTTAGCACGGCGTCCCATTCATCTTCGGTCATTTTGGTGAAGGAGTGGTCGCGCACAATACCGGCGTTGTTGACGAGGATGTCGAGGCTGCCGAAGGTATCCAGGGCGCAAGCCGTGATGTTTTCACCGCCCTGCACCGTTGAGACACTGTCGTAGTTGGAAACGGCTTTCCCTCCGTCTTTGATTATTTCTTCGACAACGGAGTCAGCGGCTTTTTGTGTCTGTCCGGAACCGTCCAAAGCGCTGCCCAGGTCATTGACCACTATCATGGCTCCCCTGCGGGCAAGCTCAAGGGCATGGATTCTTCCCAGACCGGCACCGGCGCCGGTTATAACCGCTACTTTCCCATCAAATCGTATGTCTGACATGGAGCCTCCTGATCATTTTTGCCATATACTATTATCCGGTTTTTCAGTTGTCGACCGATTTTATCCTGGGATTGTAAAAAAAACGCTATTGCAGCTTTTTTAGCTCCATTGAAACGACTTATGCAAGACTGAGAAGATACTATATGCGGTCATGTTAAAATAAGGAATAGGGATAATTTTTATTATTGTTCTTCCATCTTTCTGATGGTATAATCATAGGTCAAACCAAGCGCTTTTCAGCGATAAGATTTCGTAGATGAATACTATTTAAACAATTTAATAAGATCGTGCTGAATAAAGAGCGATTCAATATGAAAAGTGACATGAACTGGGAATCGGTTTTAAAACATCATCCGGATGCTATGTTTATAATATCACGGAGTGGAGCATGCAAAACCTTAAATAATGGTCACCGCAGCTTAAGTGAGTATGCCGGCGTCCCGCTGCATGAGATAAAGGGAAAAGAGGGGGTGGAGAATTTACTGCCGTTGTCAATTAATGAAGATGTGCTTGAGGTTTTATCACGCGGGGCAATAAAGAAATATGAATATGACCTTGAGTTGAATGAGTCCGTGATGCACCTGGAGGCCCGTCTAATTCCCTGTGATGAGGATGAAGTCCTGGTCATTGTCCGTGATTATATGGAGGAGTATGCCGGCATAAAGAAAATTATGCGTGAGAGCGACTTGAACAGTACTATACTCCTTGCAAGTCCCACTCTGTTTGTTGCGATTGATGCGCAGGGAAAAATTATTTCAATGAATGAGAGCATGCTCACACTGCTGGGTTATGAACGGCATGAGGTTGAAGGCCGGGATTACCTGGAAAACCTGGTGCCGAAAAGCGACTGGGAAAAGCTGAATGCTGTATTCCGGACGCTTGTGGAGAAGAACGAACCGACCATCAATGAAAACAGGATACTGGCAAAGGATGGAAGGGAATTCCTGGTGGAATGGCATGGCCGTCCCATTTTTAAGGATAACGGCGAGTTTGATTATTTTTTCGGCATTGGTATGGAAATAAGCGACCGGAGACGTGCTGAAGAGACACTTCAGCAGAACCGAGATATGCTGAATGGGACCTTAAATTCAACGGCCGACGGTATTCTGGTGGTCGATGAAGATGGAAATGTCATCACCAGCAACAGGCAGTTCAGTGACATGTGGCGCATTCCCCGGAATGTTGTAGCAAAGGGCAGTGACGAGGAACTTCTCAGGTATGTGATCGACGGCCTTGAAAATCCGGGACAGTTTCTTGCAAGGGTCGAGGAGTTATACAGGACCAGGGAGGAAAGCAATGAGGAAATTCATCTTAGGGACGGTCGTGTCTTTGAACGTTATACATGTCCTCTTGCCAGCCGTGGAAAAATAATTGGCCGTGTCTGGAATTTCCGGGACATAACGGGCAGGAAACTTGTAGAGGAAGAGATAAAAGGGAAGAATAGAGAATTGGAAAATCTGAACCGGCAGTTGATTGCCTCCCGGAATGAACTGGAAACGGCAAACATCCTGCTCAGGAAAAGCGAGCGGCGGCTGACAAATTTTCTCGACAACCTGCCGGGCCTGGCATTCCGCTGCGCCAATGACATCCAGTGGAGCATGGAGTATGTTAGTAATGGATGTTACGTTCTGACAGGTTATAACCCTGAAGACTTGATTGGCAACCGTCTTCTGTCATATAATGATCTTATTCATCCCAACGACAGGAAGTATGTGAGGGACAATGTTCAGGCGGCAATAGATGAAGAACGGCAATATGAAATCCAGTATCGGATAATAAGAAAGGACGGCGCCATACGGTGGGTATTTGAGAAGGGGGGGAAAGTCTCAGATATTAACGAAGATGTTTACCTGGAAGGCTTTATTAATGACATTACTGAAATTGTTTATAAAGATGAACAGCTGAGGCAGGTCCAGAAAATGGAAACAATAGGCACGCTTGCCGGGGGACTGGCCCATGACTTCAACAATGTTCTGGGGGGTATTATCGGGAGCCTGTCCCTTCTTGAACATACCTTTGATGAAGGTGCTAAAAATAAGGAAAAAATTTTTAGTTATCTCCATACAGCCAGGAACTCCGCTGATCGTGCTGCAGATATGGTAAAACGGCTTCTGGCCATTTCGAGAAAGCACACTCTTGAATTTGTCCGGATGGATATCAATAATTCCATGGAGAATGTCCTGAAGATATGTAAAAATAGCTTCTCAAAAAGCATTAAACTGGAATTTTTCATACCGGATTTACCCTCGATTACCATGGCCGATCCCACGCTGATTGAACAAGTGATCCTCAACCTGTGTGTTAACGCCTCACATGCCATGACGGTGATGCGCGAACCTTATGAGAAGGAGGGGGGGACACTCTGTGTATGCAGAGAGAAGGTAACGGCCGATAAGGCCTTTTCGATGTATCATCCCGAAGCGACGGATGGGACAAAATACTGGATGATTGAGATCAGTGATACCGGTGTTGGCATTGACGGAGAGACACGGCAGAAAATATTTGAACCATTTTTTTCCACCAAGAAAAAGGAATTGGGAACGGGATTGGGACTATCAATGGTTTATTCAATTATAAAAGAACATAACGGGTTTGTTGATGTTTATTCAGAGCTTGGAAAGGGGGCAACATTTCGGATATACCTGCCAATCATTGATATGGATGCTTTGATAAAAGATGAAAAATATGTTCCTGATGAGTTTTCAAGGGGAAGGGGAATCATACTGGTTATTGACGATGAAGAAGTCATACGAAACATTACCCGGTATATGCTGGAGGAGGCCGGCTATGAGGTTATCACAGCTTCAAATGGAGAGGGGGGTATCGAAGAATATAATAAAAACAGCAGCAAGATCAGGGCTGTTATACTTGATTTGTCCATGCCTGGCATGTCAGGCAAAGAAGTCTACTCCAGATTGCGAACAATCAATCCTCATGTCAAAGCGATCTTGACTTCGGGCTTTCGGCAAGACGACCGGGTTAAGGAGACTCTTGATATGGGAATAAACGGCTTTCTTCAGAAGCCCTTTGACCTGGAGAGCCTGGTGGTGAAACTCAGGGAAATTCTTGAAGAGCGGGGATGAATAGTGTGGGACATAAAGTGAAGCTGAAGTCAATCTGTCGTGGAGGGTATTAATGAAGTTTACTAGATATCGCACAATAATTTTACTTGTTGTCGTCCATGCCTTTTTTACTGCCGGCTGCGGGCCCAAGGAAATGGATCCGCCCTGTATCGGGATTGTTACGGCTTCGAAACTCTCGTGCCGGCAGGCGCCCCGGGTTGATGCGCCGGTGATAAAATATTTCTCTTTCGGGACGCCCCTGGAGCTTACTGAAAAAAGTTATGTTAAAAGTGAAATTGGCGGCATCAAGGGTTCCTGGTACCGGGAAAAGGCGACAAAAGGATGGGTTTTCGGAGGCTACCTTTTAACAACGGCACACAATACGGAAAAAAATGCCCGTTTTGAACTGGAACGGATACGATGCAATGTCGTCTGCGGCGGCCTGTCATGTTTTGCCGAATTCAATCCCCTGCTGGTGGGGGATTATTATGTAGCCGCGGTGTTTCTCAACGATTACCCCCAGGACAATGAACCGGAAACGGGCATCATCATCGGCCGCTATAAGGTAACAGGCGAAACCATAAAGTTCATGAATCCGGTAAAGGTGGCCGGTTATGACGGCAGGGCGCGCTATATCGACGATATTCT
It encodes the following:
- a CDS encoding serine/threonine protein kinase, with product MSDIRFDGKVAVITGAGAGLGRIHALELARRGAMIVVNDLGSALDGSGQTQKAADSVVEEIIKDGGKAVSNYDSVSTVQGGENITACALDTFGSLDILVNNAGIVRDHSFTKMTEDEWDAVLTVHLKGAYCVTRPALAAMKERNYGRIIFTSSGVGLYGNFGQANYASAKMGLIGLMNVLKLETAKNNIRINTIAPNAVTRMTSSIFPPNLAELLKPEYITPLLLYLASEENNDNGMIFNCFSGYYSRTAIVCSKGVLLGDGKTNISPEEIRSHWNEITALEEPKTLGSIVESFGYIAPLLNK